DNA sequence from the Candidatus Sulfuricurvum sp. RIFRC-1 genome:
TAGCAACTATGCTATCGGTTTTTTAATGCGATGGAACCGATTTATGAATCTTCAATCACTCGAATCCACGCTCCATTTTAATCTCAAAACCCACGGTGGAAGCCACAAAGAGAGTGATGAAATCTATCTCTTCGGTTTGTCCCTCGTTCAGTCGATCACAGGAACAAAAGCCTATGATGTCGAAGACCCATTTTTAGAAGGGAAAAAACCGTTTGCTTTTGATTTAAAAGTATTGGATAAACACTATCTGCCTTTTAAGGCAATTATTGAGAAAATGATCCATCCCAATCCTTTGAATCGGTATCAAGTTTTTACCGAAATCACGAATGATCTTACGACACTGGAATCGAGCCTATAATGGAATCAACACCACTGGAGAGCTTTATCGGGTATAAAGCCGCTACCGGAATGCAATGTGGAAACTACAGTATCGATGTTCCGCCTCTGGGTGTGGGGGAACAGTACCGTTTCCATTTCGATGCCACCAAATGCATCGGATGCCGCTGCTGTGAAGTGGCGTGCAATGAGCAAAACAATAACCCTAGCGACATCAAATGGCGTCGCGTGGGCGAGATGGAGGGGGGAAGCTTCCCAGACACCCTCTTGCTCTTTAACTCCATGAGCTGTAACCACTGCATTGATCCCGCCTGTCTCATCGGCTGTCCCACCAACAGCTACATCAAATTCGATAACGGTATCGTCTTTCACGATGATCCCAGCTGTATCGGATGCCAATACTGTACCTGGAACTGCCCCTACGGTGTCCCGACCTACCACGAAGAGCGCCATATCGTTACCAAATGCCATATGTGTCACGAACGTCTCGCCATCGGCCAAAGCCCCGCCTGTGTCCAAGCGTGCCCCTCCGGTGCCATCGAAATCGAAACCGTCAATGTCAGCGAATGGAAAGAGAGTGCTATCGACACGCAGGGCAATATGCCTCATCTGGCAAACGCGCGCCTCACCCATTCCACGACCCGCTTTACCCTCCCAAACGATCTCCCCGAAACGATGAGTAAAGCCGATGAACATCATCTGCACCCTGCTCATTCCGAGATTCCGCTCGTGTTTATGACGGTTCTCACTCAAATGTCGTTGGGGGCTTTCGGCGCATTGTTCGTCGGAGATATTCTTTCCCTGTTCGGATTTTTTGAGCCCAACTGGATACTTGCCCTCCTCACCCTTGCTCCTGCCGCACTAGGACTCCCCCTCTCAGCTCTGCATCTTGGGCGTCCACTTAAGGCACTCAGCGCGATGAAAAATCTCCGCACCAGCTGGCTCAGCCGAGAAGCCGCCGCATTAGGTGCATTTGCAACACTGATGAGTCTCAATGTCGCTCTCTATTATTTTGAGATTACGACGGCGATACGCCTTGTTTTTGAAGCGATGACACTGATGGTCGGACTTTACGGTATCTATGCCCAAGCGATGATTTATCGTATACCTGCCCGCCCTTCATGGGATAGAGTAAGCACCAACCGAAAGTTCTTTACCACTGCCTATAGCGGACTTTTTTTAGTCGCCCTTGCCCTCCTCATTTTCGGACAAAACGATTCGGCAACACCGTTGCTCAGTGCGGCAATGTTACTGGCACTCATGCACGGATTTTTTACATTTGATGCCTACAATGAACTCAAAAGTTCATCGATACCGCAGTTACAAAAAACGCTCCGGTTGTACCGCGAATATTTCTTAACATTCCATACGCTCCGATGGGGTATGTTTGCCGTGGGTGCCTTTGCACTGCCACTGCTTACCACTTTGTTTATCGCGTCAGGGGTGAACCTCGCATCCATACTCACTTTGGGAATCGCGCTTATCCTTTTAGTGCTTAGTGAGCTTATGGATCGATTTTTATTTTATACAACAACGGTTCCCCTCTCTATGGCCGGCGGTTTCTTCGTTGGCACACAACGACATTAACCCGTTCGCCCTGAGCCTGTCGAAGGGTGCATTCATGGTTCGACAAGCTCACCACGAACAGAATAGATAAAACGAAAGGCTTTACGATGCTAAATTCACTCAAAAACTTCCTCGGTCTGGATATCAAAGCCTCCAAATACGCTCTGAGTGATGATCCGATGTTCGGACGCATAGCAGATGCGAAAAAACCGGATAAATGGGTCTTCTCCACCTGCGGCTACTGCGGCGTGGGGTGCGGTCTCTACATCGGGGTCAAGGATGGAAAAGCCGTTTATACCAAAGGCAACGCCTGTCATAGTGTCAACATGGGAACCCTCTGCCCAAAAGGTCTAAGCGAACACGAGATGCTCACCTCCTCCAACCGCCTCCTCTCCCCGCTCATTCGCAAGGGGGAGACACTGGAAAAAGCATCGTGGGACGAAGCGTTTACCAAAGTTTCCGAGACATTCAAATCCATCAGCGAAAAATACGGTTCGCGCGCCATCGGCGTCCTCTCGACCGGACAGCTTTTGACCGAAGAGTTCTATACCCTCGGCAAACTGGTTCAGCTGGGGCTTCGTACCAACAATTACGACGGAAATACAACCCTCTGCATGGCTTCGGCGGTGGCAGGATACAAACAATCCCTCGGCTCCGACGGTCCTACCGGATCGTATGAAGATTTTGAGTGTGCCGACGTGATCGTACTCGTGGGGGCGAACATCGCCGACAACCATCCGATCCTCAAACTCCATATCGCCAAAAACACCAAAAAGCCCAAAATCATCGTGATCGATCCGCGAGCCTCAAAAACGGCGCAGATGGCCGATATTTTCGTCCCCCTCAAACCTCGTACCGATCTCGCCCTTTTCAACGGCCTGGCCTACATCGTTTTGGAACAGGGGTGGGAAAACAGCGAATACCTCAAAGCCAACGTCACGGGGTTAGGCGATTTGCGCCGCCATCTCCAAAACTACCCTCCGCAGGAAGTTGCCAATATCACGGGAGTCGATGTCAAAACCCTCTATGAACTCGCCCGTCTCATCGCCGGAGCACCGGCGGCACTTACCGCATGGACAATGGGAGTCAATCAATCCTACATGGGAACCGATACCGTCAGCGCTATCATCAACCTCCACCTCCTCACGGGGCAGATCGGACGTCCGGGAGCCTCCCCCTTTTCGATCACGGGGCAATGCAACGCCATGGGAACGCGTGAGAGCGGTTTTACCTCTTCCCTTCCGGGATACCGTAACTACGGTGATGAAAAAGCGGCACAAGAGTACGCTGATATCGTCCATGTACCGCTTGAGCTGATCCCGACCTCACGGGGCTACAAATACGG
Encoded proteins:
- a CDS encoding DmsC/YnfH family molybdoenzyme membrane anchor subunit — its product is MESTPLESFIGYKAATGMQCGNYSIDVPPLGVGEQYRFHFDATKCIGCRCCEVACNEQNNNPSDIKWRRVGEMEGGSFPDTLLLFNSMSCNHCIDPACLIGCPTNSYIKFDNGIVFHDDPSCIGCQYCTWNCPYGVPTYHEERHIVTKCHMCHERLAIGQSPACVQACPSGAIEIETVNVSEWKESAIDTQGNMPHLANARLTHSTTRFTLPNDLPETMSKADEHHLHPAHSEIPLVFMTVLTQMSLGAFGALFVGDILSLFGFFEPNWILALLTLAPAALGLPLSALHLGRPLKALSAMKNLRTSWLSREAAALGAFATLMSLNVALYYFEITTAIRLVFEAMTLMVGLYGIYAQAMIYRIPARPSWDRVSTNRKFFTTAYSGLFLVALALLIFGQNDSATPLLSAAMLLALMHGFFTFDAYNELKSSSIPQLQKTLRLYREYFLTFHTLRWGMFAVGAFALPLLTTLFIASGVNLASILTLGIALILLVLSELMDRFLFYTTTVPLSMAGGFFVGTQRH
- a CDS encoding nitrate reductase; this translates as MLNSLKNFLGLDIKASKYALSDDPMFGRIADAKKPDKWVFSTCGYCGVGCGLYIGVKDGKAVYTKGNACHSVNMGTLCPKGLSEHEMLTSSNRLLSPLIRKGETLEKASWDEAFTKVSETFKSISEKYGSRAIGVLSTGQLLTEEFYTLGKLVQLGLRTNNYDGNTTLCMASAVAGYKQSLGSDGPTGSYEDFECADVIVLVGANIADNHPILKLHIAKNTKKPKIIVIDPRASKTAQMADIFVPLKPRTDLALFNGLAYIVLEQGWENSEYLKANVTGLGDLRRHLQNYPPQEVANITGVDVKTLYELARLIAGAPAALTAWTMGVNQSYMGTDTVSAIINLHLLTGQIGRPGASPFSITGQCNAMGTRESGFTSSLPGYRNYGDEKAAQEYADIVHVPLELIPTSRGYKYGEIIGAIERGEIKALWVVATNPLVSFVDQRRLRAALAKLDLLVVQDAFMSDTAELADVVFSAATWGEKEGTYTNSERRCNRANKAINPPGEAKSDFDIFLEFSGYFEGVKELIYPNWETPADAFEEWKRVTQGQLCDYSGMSYEMMERSGGIQWPCNEQFPLGTPRLYTPEIGFRTLDGKAKLLSLEWIPLQEPTVEQFPVILNTGRTVEQWHTRTKTREIGILNDLAPEAWVDINPADAEQLEVKSGDRLSISSPRGRVDNIVVRVTQTVREGNVFVPFHFNTQLINTLTPSLFCPKSGEPNFKQTAVQLHSQKVPEGIKMKSPQISGEITFQRTDADLRIEEKTLEQAVI